A single window of Crassostrea angulata isolate pt1a10 chromosome 8, ASM2561291v2, whole genome shotgun sequence DNA harbors:
- the LOC128159172 gene encoding scavenger receptor class F member 2-like translates to MAQDGGGQAGITMSMNCQKQDEDLILSKYSTSNIALNKTTYMSSTFSNFTSSNNAVDGQKTDLSYFGGQCAISKNEYKTAEWRVDLENLSSISNITIYFRTENLPWECDSDMYGPGCSLTCGACINNTQCHHINGSCLQGCGPGFYGRKCDEECPFGKYGINCQYNCSAVCKSPYNCSRTTGECVDGCQPGWKGLHCDQKCDNRTFGPGCGHKCGECINITQCNNINGICEFGCAPGFVGVTCNEECPFGKYGNSCADNCSRTCSTPHNCEGRTGNCIGGCQMGWKGVQCDQVVCVLGDVLMGSKALFAMKCFSGIAIAYVDFNYRHPFLN, encoded by the exons ATGGCGCAAGACGGTGGCGGACAGGCCGGTATTACCATGTCGATGAACTGCCAGAAACAGGATGAGGACCTTATTTTATCTAAATACTCTACAT CAAATATTGCTCTAAACAAAACCACGTACATGTCTAGTACCTTCAGTAATTTCACCAGCTCAAATAACGCCGTGGACGGTCAGAAGACAGACCTGTCATACTTCGGGGGTCAGTGTGcaatatcaaaaaatgaatataaaacagcTGAATGGAGGGTGGACCTCGAGAATCTCAGCAGCATCAGTAACATTACAATCTACTTTAGGACGGAGAATTTACCATGGG AGTGTGACAGCGACATGTACGGACCAGGATGTAGCCTGACCTGTGGAGCCTGTATTAACAACACACAGTGTCACCACATCAACGGGAGCTGTCTACAGGGATGTGGTCCGGGATTTTATGGTAGAAAGTGTGATGAAG AATGTCCTTTTGGTAAATATGGAAtcaattgtcaatataactGTAGTGCAGTCTGTAAATCACCATACAACTGTAGCAGAACCACAGGGGAGTGTGTGGACGGATGTCAGCCTGGATGGAAAGGATTACATTGTGATCAGA AGTGTGACAATAGAACATTTGGACCAGGATGTGGTCATAAATGTGGAGAATGCATCAATATTACTCAATGTAACAACATCAATGGGATCTGTGAATTTGGATGTGCACCTGGATTCGTGGGTGTGACATGTAACGAAG AATGTCCATTTGGAAAATATGGTAACAGCTGTGCAGATAACTGCAGCAGGACTTGTAGTACACCACACAACTGCGAAGGAAGGACTGGAAATTGCATAGGTGGATGTCAGATGGGTTGGAAAGGCGTGCAATGTGACCAAG TGGTATGTGTCCTTGGGGATGTACTAATGGGTTCCAAGGCATTATTTGCAATGAAG TGTTTCAGTGGAATTGCAATTGCCTATGTTGACTTTAACTATCGACAtccttttttaaactaa
- the LOC128158720 gene encoding uncharacterized protein LOC128158720, with amino-acid sequence MSQSRIDLNSQKTTRMSSIHMTVVDGDTVSNNNLTVEKDHQEDEKNSIDPSTGSGPILMSLSLLFIAVPLVIFGSGWANIAFQDNVEVIITMVVYFSIGSIAIIAFFVDLILNAVDFTMKGDSQMLKFIKELYQKQIPKTNAGMIIRFLLFILFASGYTHNTFTYAEHLHSDRVKSSFITSYLAVSIFFIWAQVIVLIFLQYYDKKISNGGKVLRMIIIITNACSWLNAYFFESSEIFERHDINENKTVSSNLTEDKCFENADIVEVIFAPVTIEYTMMAIGFLFPVALEDVRYSRSWKMTVLISAFLIIYEAGVLVFSLQVVLKCTFIDDSNGVPLEFTFYVVLVAILFAAMIGLLIACIILKRMSKLKRSNDHSIHIENFTLLVTAFGNNLYHLLNAIAVVELESISLTHKTITFGQNILGLSLAFLQTWFLLAINRYEVTNEQVHNISRDSGCTCHAKNSLKHSCFALAVMNFGLWMYGSIAEIREPVFTYLQQQYYTGPSWNVILKIIFPLTVFYRFHSSMDFLKLWLHFAKDDK; translated from the exons ATGTCTCAGTCACGTATTGATTTGAATTCCCAAAAGACCACCCGGATGTCTTCAATTCATATGACTGTTGTTGATGGAGATACTGTTTCCAATAACAATTTGACTGTAGAAAAAG ACCATCaagaagatgaaaaaaatagtATTGATCCTTCAACAG GAAGTGGACCTATTTTAATGTCTTTGAGCTTGTTGTTCATTGCCGTGCCTCTTGTAATATTTGGATCGGGATGGGCCAACATTGCATTTCAAGACAATGTCGAAGTGATAATAACGATGGTTGTTTATTTCTCCATTGGATCTATTGCAATCATTGCCTTCTTCGTCGACTTGATTTTAAATGCTGTAGATTTCACGATGAAGGGGGACTCTCAGATGTTGAAGTTTATAAAGGAGTTATACCAAAAGCAGATTCCAAAAACTAATGCAGGAATGATAATACGCTTTCTTCTTTTCATCCTTTTTGCCAGTGGTTACACACACAACACTTTTACGTATGCCGAACACTTACACTCTGATCGAGTTAAGTCGTCTTTTATAACGTCATATTTAGCTGTttccatatttttcatttgggCGCAAGTGATTGTTCTTATTTTTCTACAATATTATGACAAAAAGATCTCAAATGGAGGAAAAGTACTGCGAATGATTATCATCATAACAAACGCTTGTAGCTGGTTAAATGCTTACTTTTTTGAGTCTtctgaaatatttgaaagacACGAcatcaatgaaaacaaaactgtTTCGAGCAATCTTACCGAGGACaaatgctttgaaaatgcaGATATCGTGGAAGTTATATTTGCACCCGTTACAATTGAATATACAATGATGGCTATCGGGTTCCTTTTCCCAGTGGCTTTGGAAGATGTCAGATACAGTCGAAGCTGGAAGATGACCGTCCTGATCAGTGCATTTCTGATCATTTATGAGGCTGGTGTGCTCGTATTTTCCTTGCAAGTGGTTTTGAAATGTACCTTTATTGATGATTCGAATGGTGTTCCTCTTGAATTTACATTTTATGTAGTCCTCGTTGCAATTCTATTTGCGGCAATGATCGGGCTTCTTATTGcttgtattattttaaaacgCATGTCCAAGTTGAAGAGATCTAACGATCATAGCAtacatattgaaaattttacgTTGTTGGTAACTGCTTTTGGAAACAATCTATACCATCTTCTGAACGCAATTGCAGTAGTTGAGCTTGAATCAATTTCGTTGACACATAAAACGATTACATTTGGTCAAAATATCCTTGGACTAAGTCTTGCGTTTTTGCAAACCTGGTTTCTGTTGGCAATCAACAGATACGAGGTAACAAATGAGCAGGTGCACAACATTAGTAGAGATAGTGGATGTACCTGCCACGCTAAAAACAGCCTGAAACACAGCTGTTTCGCTCTTGCTGTTATGAATTTCGGTCTATGGATGTACGGGAGCATTGCTGAGATCCGAGAACCAGTTTTCACCTATCTTCAACAGCAGTATTACACTGGTCCTTCCTGGaatgtcattttaaagataatatttCCTCTGACCGTCTTCTATCGTTTCCATTCATCGATGGACTTTTTGAAGCTCTGGCTCCATTTCGCAAAAGATGATAAGTAA